One Phycisphaerales bacterium genomic window carries:
- the mutM gene encoding bifunctional DNA-formamidopyrimidine glycosylase/DNA-(apurinic or apyrimidinic site) lyase — protein MGSYALGVPELPEVEHLRRTLEPRLLGRSVTRATLHRRDVAVGPEDPPGGFARQRSPVRPTRLGRRQMLDGARIARIDRRGKFLAVVAFDGRALGVHLGMTGQLLWARAGGRLPTDHVHATWRLDDGSRLIFRDPRRFGGLWVAQSRDALPPWGGLGPDALELTGEQLAALVAVARRPIKAALLDQAVLAGVGNIYADEALHAAGIHPASPACEIDPGHLAALGRVLVDLLTAAIGAGGSTLRDYRGAEGQRGAFQLRHAVYGRAGQPCRTCGRPLSCGLLAQRTTVWCDACQRPQPANDLSTRAEPRTNGRTTPSLSTLSI, from the coding sequence GTGGGCTCATACGCTTTGGGCGTGCCGGAGTTGCCCGAGGTCGAACACCTGCGACGGACGCTCGAGCCCAGGCTCCTGGGTCGGAGCGTGACGAGGGCCACGCTCCACCGCCGCGACGTGGCCGTTGGCCCCGAAGACCCGCCCGGCGGGTTCGCCCGCCAACGCTCGCCCGTGCGGCCCACGCGGCTTGGCAGGCGCCAGATGCTCGATGGCGCACGCATTGCCCGCATCGACCGTCGGGGCAAGTTCCTGGCCGTCGTGGCGTTCGATGGCCGGGCCCTGGGCGTCCACCTGGGCATGACGGGTCAACTGCTCTGGGCCCGCGCCGGCGGCCGGTTGCCCACCGACCACGTCCACGCCACGTGGCGGCTCGATGACGGGTCGCGGCTCATATTCCGAGACCCCCGCCGGTTCGGCGGGCTTTGGGTCGCCCAGTCGCGCGACGCCCTGCCGCCCTGGGGCGGCCTCGGTCCGGATGCCCTGGAACTGACCGGCGAGCAGTTGGCCGCTCTAGTGGCGGTGGCTCGAAGGCCGATCAAGGCCGCCCTGCTGGACCAGGCGGTGCTGGCGGGTGTTGGGAACATCTACGCCGACGAGGCCCTGCACGCGGCAGGCATCCATCCCGCATCGCCGGCGTGCGAGATCGACCCTGGCCACTTGGCAGCGCTTGGGCGGGTGCTGGTCGATCTGCTGACGGCGGCCATTGGCGCCGGAGGATCGACGCTGCGTGACTATCGGGGGGCCGAGGGGCAGCGCGGGGCATTCCAGCTCCGCCACGCGGTCTATGGCCGGGCAGGGCAGCCCTGCCGCACCTGCGGCCGGCCGCTCTCGTGCGGGCTGCTTGCTCAGCGGACCACGGTCTGGTGCGACGCGTGCCAGCGTCCCCAACCTGCCAACGATTTATCCACAAGGGCCGAGCCCCGGACGAACGGGCGGACGACCCCCTCTCTTTCTACCCTTTCTATATAG
- the thiL gene encoding thiamine-phosphate kinase, with product MKERELLSRIADRSADLARAFGHVLVGPGDDCAVVAGQPHPLLLTTDHLVQHRHFNDDLRLELVARKAILRSVSDIAAMAGTPSWALATALLPVGYAHANELFDHMARFAREFGCPLVGGDIASLPPESNGPISLTVTVGGHAARPILRSGARAGDHVYVTGALGGSLRNHRHALAQPRIEIAQQLADRLHAMIDLSDGLGVDAGRVARASGVGIELDAHAIPIHPDAQGLSAAIGDGEDYELLFTSAHDLRGQVDGVTVTRIGRVVTGQPGAFVMMPDGSTQDVTNQGFEHG from the coding sequence GTGAAAGAGCGTGAACTGCTCAGCCGCATCGCCGATCGTTCGGCCGATCTCGCCCGGGCCTTCGGCCACGTCCTCGTCGGCCCGGGCGACGACTGCGCCGTCGTCGCCGGCCAGCCCCACCCGCTGCTGCTGACCACCGATCACCTCGTGCAGCACCGCCACTTCAATGATGACTTGCGCCTCGAACTGGTCGCCCGCAAGGCAATCCTCCGATCGGTCAGCGACATCGCCGCCATGGCCGGCACGCCCTCGTGGGCGTTGGCAACCGCGCTCCTACCGGTCGGCTATGCGCACGCCAACGAACTCTTCGACCACATGGCCCGGTTCGCCCGCGAGTTCGGCTGCCCGCTCGTAGGCGGAGACATCGCCAGCCTGCCGCCCGAGAGCAACGGCCCGATCTCCCTGACGGTGACCGTCGGCGGACACGCGGCTCGGCCAATCTTGCGAAGCGGCGCCAGAGCGGGCGACCACGTCTACGTCACCGGCGCGCTGGGCGGCTCGCTGCGCAACCATCGCCACGCCCTGGCGCAACCGCGCATCGAGATCGCACAGCAGCTCGCCGATCGCCTGCACGCGATGATCGACCTCTCCGATGGGCTGGGCGTCGATGCCGGCCGCGTTGCCCGCGCCTCAGGCGTGGGCATCGAACTCGATGCGCACGCCATCCCGATCCATCCCGATGCCCAGGGCTTGAGCGCCGCGATCGGCGACGGCGAAGACTACGAGCTGCTCTTCACGAGCGCCCATGATCTTCGAGGCCAGGTCGACGGCGTCACGGTCACGCGCATCGGTCGCGTCGTTACCGGCCAGCCGGGGGCATTCGTGATGATGCCCGATGGCAGCACGCAAGACGTGACGAACCAAGGATTCGAGCATGGATGA
- a CDS encoding MotA/TolQ/ExbB proton channel family protein translates to MLVISQLLAQSDAPTASAWSLFVQSIDVFTIILVAGSIAGVALLVQCLLEIRSENLLPEHDLERLNELSARGPRSELASFLRTRTSFPALVLKSMLRAEDAAGDNGLSAAASREAAQLESDAQCARWLRRIEPLATIGNLAPLVGLAGTVWGMILAFTTIGAEGGAAGPAQLSLGISKALFHTLLGLCLAVPALVAYSVLRGRVDRLCDRAVSITTPLVERVAQRIGEHPEPSDQARPAEQEPQGETDA, encoded by the coding sequence ATGCTCGTGATATCCCAGCTCCTTGCCCAGTCCGATGCCCCGACCGCCAGCGCGTGGTCGCTGTTCGTGCAGTCGATCGACGTGTTCACGATCATCCTGGTCGCCGGCTCCATAGCCGGCGTGGCCTTGCTGGTGCAGTGCCTGCTGGAGATCCGCTCGGAGAACCTCCTGCCCGAGCACGATCTCGAACGCCTCAATGAGCTGAGCGCACGCGGACCGAGGTCGGAGCTGGCCAGCTTCCTGCGCACGCGAACGTCGTTTCCCGCGCTGGTGCTCAAGAGCATGCTGAGAGCCGAGGACGCGGCGGGCGACAACGGCCTGAGCGCCGCGGCCTCCCGAGAGGCCGCACAGCTCGAGTCCGACGCACAGTGTGCCCGCTGGCTCCGCCGCATCGAGCCGCTGGCGACCATCGGCAACCTGGCGCCACTCGTGGGCCTGGCGGGCACCGTCTGGGGCATGATCCTGGCCTTTACCACCATCGGGGCCGAGGGCGGCGCCGCCGGGCCGGCCCAGCTCTCGCTGGGCATCAGCAAGGCGCTCTTTCACACGCTGCTGGGCCTGTGCCTGGCCGTGCCCGCGCTGGTCGCCTACAGCGTGCTCCGCGGGCGAGTCGACCGCTTGTGCGACCGGGCCGTCAGCATCACGACGCCGCTGGTCGAGCGCGTGGCGCAACGCATCGGCGAGCACCCCGAACCATCGGACCAGGCCCGGCCCGCCGAGCAGGAACCCCAGGGCGAGACCGACGCATGA
- the dapA gene encoding 4-hydroxy-tetrahydrodipicolinate synthase, producing MPLSHLRDDRFAGAFTAIITPFTPDGRQIDLDRLDMQIARQAENGVSGIVVAGTTGESPTLSDGEYRALVRRCVEVGKAHDLVVVAGTGSNSTAHAVEQQRIALDLGADAGLSVNPYYNKPTQEGLYAHFATIAESVELPIMLYNIPGRTGVALAPSTVERLYESPWVVSIKEATGSTDSATDILLRCPGIALLSGDDGMTLPFMALGGVGCVSVVSNIAPQRTASLCRAMLDDDLASAREHHGALFELARAMFIETNPICVKAAMAMMQLDSGQLRLPMTQPTEPTRRAIHEALDRAGLLQAATC from the coding sequence ATGCCCCTTAGCCACCTCAGAGACGATCGCTTCGCCGGCGCCTTCACCGCGATCATCACGCCCTTCACTCCCGACGGGCGGCAGATCGACCTCGATCGGCTCGATATGCAGATTGCCCGCCAGGCCGAGAACGGCGTATCCGGCATCGTCGTGGCTGGCACCACCGGCGAGAGCCCGACGCTGTCCGACGGGGAGTATCGCGCTCTGGTGCGCCGATGCGTCGAGGTCGGGAAGGCCCACGACCTGGTGGTCGTGGCCGGCACGGGCAGCAATAGCACGGCCCACGCCGTCGAGCAGCAGCGCATCGCCCTCGACTTGGGCGCCGACGCGGGCCTCAGCGTGAACCCCTATTACAACAAGCCCACGCAGGAGGGCCTGTACGCCCACTTTGCCACCATCGCCGAGAGCGTGGAACTGCCCATCATGCTCTACAACATCCCGGGCCGCACGGGCGTGGCGCTGGCGCCTTCGACCGTCGAACGCCTTTACGAAAGCCCCTGGGTCGTGAGCATCAAGGAGGCCACCGGCTCGACCGACTCGGCCACCGACATCCTGCTGCGCTGCCCGGGCATCGCCCTGCTGAGCGGCGACGACGGCATGACCCTGCCCTTCATGGCCCTGGGCGGCGTGGGCTGCGTGTCGGTGGTGAGCAACATCGCCCCCCAGCGCACCGCATCGCTGTGCCGGGCGATGCTTGACGACGACCTGGCGTCGGCCCGCGAGCACCATGGCGCGCTATTCGAGCTTGCCCGCGCGATGTTCATCGAGACCAACCCCATCTGCGTCAAGGCGGCCATGGCGATGATGCAGCTCGACTCGGGCCAGCTCCGCCTGCCCATGACCCAGCCCACCGAGCCCACCCGCCGGGCCATCCATGAGGCCCTCGATCGGGCGGGCTTGCTGCAGGCTGCGACCTGCTGA
- a CDS encoding GC-type dockerin domain-anchored protein, with the protein MRPHITLATIMIAAGSALAQSEWQFFPTTSPYPQNIPQGSDAPADDEVWVVGNSDFFDPFPLFYSFTFAMRFNGEEWEFIQTPDIDGASLYGVMKMAGDEVFAVGSYDAGADAATLVLRYDGSSWTQDDGPQRRGGAGFLGLGRAGHDAWAVGFQATLDPPPSATGQALAARWNGSGWDSFEPEPLAFGGRAYNTLRDVDGVSEDDAWAVGSAQDTGIGGFGPTAYIVRWQGERWELFDIGLREVAQLSDVVALASDDVWAVGSWNVGGQGSQPLILHWDGNDWEIVDTPTFPDGKADLRAIAARSPTEIYAAGTDADPDGYPRALMLKYDGTTWERIDVTTPPDGHDQWFRTMAITPGGDVWAVGQYYRAAAQEVHVDAQRLPGSSCAADLDGDGELTIFDFLAFQNLFDAGDPLADFDGDGELTIFDFLSFQNAFDAGCA; encoded by the coding sequence ATGCGCCCCCACATCACGCTCGCCACGATCATGATCGCCGCAGGTTCGGCGCTCGCACAGTCCGAGTGGCAGTTCTTCCCGACGACGAGCCCCTACCCGCAGAACATCCCCCAGGGCAGCGATGCACCAGCCGACGACGAGGTGTGGGTCGTGGGCAACAGCGACTTCTTCGATCCCTTCCCCTTGTTCTACAGCTTCACCTTCGCCATGCGATTCAACGGCGAAGAGTGGGAGTTCATCCAGACGCCCGACATCGATGGCGCCTCGCTCTACGGCGTGATGAAGATGGCCGGCGACGAAGTTTTTGCCGTTGGTTCCTACGACGCGGGCGCGGATGCCGCCACGCTCGTCCTCCGCTACGACGGTTCGTCCTGGACACAAGACGACGGCCCGCAACGGCGCGGTGGCGCAGGCTTCCTGGGCTTGGGGCGCGCCGGGCACGATGCATGGGCCGTGGGCTTCCAAGCCACGCTCGACCCTCCGCCTTCGGCCACGGGCCAAGCTCTGGCCGCCCGATGGAACGGTTCGGGGTGGGACAGCTTCGAGCCCGAACCGCTCGCATTCGGAGGCCGTGCGTACAACACGCTGCGCGACGTCGACGGCGTGAGCGAAGATGATGCTTGGGCCGTCGGAAGCGCCCAAGACACCGGCATCGGCGGGTTTGGCCCGACCGCCTACATCGTGCGCTGGCAGGGCGAGCGGTGGGAACTGTTCGACATCGGCCTTCGCGAAGTCGCCCAGCTCAGCGACGTGGTCGCGCTGGCAAGCGACGACGTGTGGGCCGTCGGCTCATGGAACGTCGGCGGCCAGGGAAGCCAACCGCTGATCCTGCACTGGGACGGCAACGACTGGGAAATCGTCGACACGCCGACGTTCCCCGATGGCAAGGCAGACCTGCGCGCCATCGCCGCACGATCGCCGACGGAGATCTACGCCGCTGGTACCGATGCCGACCCCGATGGGTACCCGCGTGCCCTCATGCTCAAGTATGACGGCACGACGTGGGAACGCATCGACGTCACCACGCCCCCCGACGGCCATGATCAGTGGTTTCGAACCATGGCCATTACGCCCGGCGGCGACGTGTGGGCCGTGGGCCAGTACTATCGGGCCGCCGCGCAGGAAGTCCACGTCGATGCGCAACGGCTGCCGGGCTCGTCATGCGCCGCCGACCTCGACGGGGACGGCGAACTCACCATCTTCGACTTCCTCGCATTCCAGAACCTCTTCGACGCCGGCGACCCACTCGCCGACTTCGACGGCGATGGCGAGCTGACCATCTTCGACTTCCTCTCGTTCCAGAACGCGTTCGACGCCGGTTGCGCCTGA
- the tsaE gene encoding tRNA (adenosine(37)-N6)-threonylcarbamoyltransferase complex ATPase subunit type 1 TsaE — MDEQTLETGSPEQTEAWAARLAATLKGGDILALEGDLGAGKTTLVRGLARGLGIDPSRVSSPTFALMNEYEGPALTLVHIDAYRMAGPEELAGLGWERIIDDPSVVIAMEWPSRVEGALPPHRTTTITLEHIGDGERSISVTPPRGWTTCPTTGKRVPPDSPTWPFIDERAQMADLHGWFAGSHTISRPVDPERDDLSDIPHAPPDEEP, encoded by the coding sequence ATGGATGAGCAGACGCTCGAGACCGGCTCGCCCGAGCAGACCGAGGCCTGGGCCGCACGCCTTGCCGCCACGCTCAAGGGCGGTGACATCCTCGCCCTCGAGGGCGACCTGGGCGCGGGCAAGACCACCCTCGTGCGCGGTCTGGCCAGGGGGCTTGGCATCGACCCGTCCAGGGTCTCGAGCCCCACCTTTGCCCTGATGAACGAGTACGAGGGTCCGGCACTCACGCTGGTGCACATCGATGCCTACCGCATGGCTGGACCCGAGGAGCTGGCCGGGCTGGGCTGGGAACGCATCATCGACGATCCGTCGGTCGTGATCGCGATGGAGTGGCCAAGCCGGGTCGAGGGCGCCCTGCCGCCCCACCGCACCACCACTATCACGCTGGAGCACATCGGCGACGGCGAGCGGTCCATCTCGGTTACCCCGCCCCGCGGCTGGACCACGTGCCCCACCACCGGCAAGCGCGTGCCGCCGGATAGCCCGACCTGGCCCTTCATCGATGAGCGAGCCCAGATGGCCGACCTGCACGGCTGGTTCGCAGGCTCGCACACAATCAGCCGCCCCGTGGACCCCGAGCGGGATGACCTATCGGATATCCCTCACGCACCGCCCGACGAAGAGCCCTAG
- a CDS encoding sigma-70 family RNA polymerase sigma factor has product MDRQAFEAMALEHLDSVYRLAYHLTRNPERADELVQNVYLRALKSETWEKFEERGGGMRAWLFTIAHNAFYSDLKKQGRRPTPVGEFFEESDGELTPGEAAPAWDLASFDWEQVDEALKAAIEQLKPEFREILLLWGVEGLKYREIAEILEVPIGTVMSRLHRARKLVADALGADPSVSERLGIDRLAGDESSRDLG; this is encoded by the coding sequence ATGGATCGTCAGGCATTTGAAGCCATGGCCCTGGAACACCTCGATTCGGTGTACCGCTTGGCGTATCACCTGACGCGGAACCCCGAACGCGCCGACGAGCTGGTCCAGAACGTCTACCTGCGGGCGCTCAAGAGCGAAACCTGGGAGAAGTTCGAAGAACGCGGCGGCGGCATGCGGGCCTGGCTCTTCACCATTGCCCACAACGCGTTTTATTCGGACCTGAAGAAGCAGGGCCGCAGGCCAACGCCGGTCGGCGAGTTCTTCGAAGAGTCCGACGGCGAGCTGACGCCCGGCGAGGCGGCCCCGGCTTGGGATCTGGCCAGCTTCGATTGGGAGCAGGTCGACGAGGCCCTCAAGGCCGCCATCGAGCAGCTGAAGCCCGAGTTCCGGGAGATCCTGCTGCTCTGGGGCGTGGAGGGCCTGAAGTATCGGGAGATCGCCGAGATCCTGGAGGTCCCCATCGGTACGGTCATGTCGCGGTTACACCGGGCGCGCAAGCTGGTGGCCGACGCCCTGGGGGCCGATCCTTCGGTGTCAGAAAGACTTGGAATTGATCGCCTTGCGGGGGATGAAAGCTCGCGCGACCTTGGTTAG
- the mgtE gene encoding magnesium transporter, producing the protein MNATAELLNVEVRELIEAKRYRELREALAPLPPFDVAAVLDLLDPAEAAVAFRLLPRELAGEAFAVLDYDREQAIIDALGDRSARTMLQAMDPDDRAALLDEMPTSAAQRLLSQLRPEDRAVTQQILGYPEESVGRLMTPDYVRLRPEWTIQQALEHIRRYGKDAETVHWVYVIDGTGKLIDDLHIRSILLAEPNQTVRDVMDDAYLALSATDDQEQAARAMLDYDRTVLPVVDTKGILLGIVTIDDVADVVEEEATEDIQLLGGMEALDDPYIKTSLVEMLRKRGIALGVLFVVQVVTIAILGRFEGALEAHLILAMLVPLMISCGGNTGTQAASLLIRAVSLREVSPTDWRRVLRKELVTGAILGLALGVMGVGIVLLVNAVGLASTDEPLRVGVAVGLAVVGIVTWAAMLGGLLPLLLEKLKLDPATISSPLVATLMDISGILIYLGVATVVLAGT; encoded by the coding sequence ATGAACGCCACCGCCGAGTTGCTGAATGTCGAGGTCCGGGAACTGATCGAGGCCAAGCGCTATCGCGAGCTGCGCGAGGCCTTGGCCCCGTTGCCGCCCTTCGACGTGGCGGCCGTGCTCGACTTGCTGGATCCGGCCGAGGCGGCCGTGGCGTTCCGGCTGCTGCCCCGTGAGCTGGCCGGCGAGGCGTTCGCCGTGCTCGACTACGACCGAGAGCAGGCCATCATCGACGCCTTGGGCGATCGGTCGGCCCGCACGATGCTCCAGGCGATGGACCCCGACGATCGGGCGGCCTTGCTCGACGAGATGCCCACGAGCGCTGCGCAGCGGCTGCTGAGCCAGTTGCGGCCCGAAGACCGCGCCGTCACCCAGCAGATCCTGGGCTATCCCGAGGAGTCGGTCGGCCGCCTGATGACGCCCGATTACGTGCGCCTGCGACCCGAGTGGACCATCCAGCAGGCGCTCGAGCACATTCGCCGGTATGGCAAGGACGCCGAGACGGTGCACTGGGTGTACGTGATCGACGGCACGGGCAAGCTCATCGACGACCTGCACATCCGCTCGATCCTGTTGGCCGAGCCGAACCAGACCGTGCGCGACGTCATGGACGACGCGTACCTGGCGCTGAGCGCGACCGACGACCAGGAGCAGGCCGCCCGGGCCATGCTCGACTACGACCGCACGGTGTTGCCCGTGGTCGATACCAAGGGCATCCTGCTGGGCATCGTGACGATCGACGACGTCGCGGACGTGGTCGAAGAAGAGGCCACCGAAGACATCCAGCTGCTCGGTGGTATGGAGGCGCTGGACGATCCGTACATCAAGACCTCGCTCGTGGAGATGCTCCGCAAGCGCGGCATCGCGCTGGGTGTGCTATTCGTCGTGCAGGTGGTGACCATCGCCATCCTGGGACGCTTCGAGGGCGCGCTCGAGGCGCACCTGATTCTGGCCATGCTGGTGCCGCTGATGATCTCGTGCGGAGGAAACACGGGTACGCAGGCGGCGAGCCTGCTGATACGCGCCGTGTCGCTGCGGGAGGTCTCGCCCACAGACTGGCGCCGGGTCTTGCGCAAGGAGCTGGTGACGGGCGCGATCCTCGGCCTGGCGCTGGGCGTGATGGGCGTGGGCATCGTGCTCCTGGTCAACGCCGTCGGCCTGGCCAGCACGGACGAGCCGTTGCGCGTGGGCGTGGCGGTTGGTTTGGCCGTGGTGGGCATCGTCACATGGGCGGCCATGCTGGGCGGGCTGCTGCCGCTGCTGCTGGAGAAGCTGAAGCTCGACCCGGCCACGATCAGCAGCCCCCTTGTGGCTACGCTGATGGACATCAGTGGCATCCTGATCTACCTGGGCGTGGCCACGGTGGTGCTGGCGGGAACCTGA
- the gatA gene encoding Asp-tRNA(Asn)/Glu-tRNA(Gln) amidotransferase subunit GatA yields MARPSMIETARRIARGEQSAREAAQAALTRIERAQRELNAFIQVLQGPALEQAEAIDRQRAAGDQLGPLAGVPVVLKDNICFGRTTCASRMLEHYESPYDATVVTRLRHAGAVVVAKANLDEFAMGGSGEHSAFGPTRNPWDLSRVPGGSSSGSAAAVAAGCVDLALGSDTGGSVRQPAALCGLVGLKPTYGRVSRYGLVAFASSLDQIGTLTNSVEEAAATLTIIAGHDPHDATSSPRQSDSFIDALDLESPSDRVALVAPEGSVHPGIVDALQRAASILQEAGVDVDEGELPHTRHGIAAYYLIAPAEASSNLARYDGVRYGRRAELEEGEGLEALYVRSRSEGFGAEVKRRIMLGTHALSSGYYDQYYGKAQRTRRLIKNDFERLFERGARAVLMPTTPNPAFRLGEKLNDPLTMYLEDAFTVGASLAGLPAMNVPAGLVDIDGVSLPVGVQLVGRPFDEAGLLRLARTLERGLGLGFRAQSPLAMQLEG; encoded by the coding sequence ATGGCCCGGCCGAGCATGATCGAGACCGCACGACGCATCGCACGCGGCGAGCAATCGGCCCGCGAGGCCGCCCAGGCGGCACTGACCCGCATCGAACGGGCCCAACGCGAACTGAACGCGTTCATCCAGGTGCTCCAGGGCCCGGCCCTGGAGCAGGCGGAAGCGATCGATCGCCAGCGCGCTGCTGGAGACCAGCTTGGGCCGCTGGCGGGCGTGCCCGTCGTGCTCAAGGACAACATCTGCTTCGGTCGAACGACCTGCGCGAGCCGCATGCTTGAGCACTACGAGAGCCCGTACGACGCCACGGTCGTCACCCGGCTCCGCCACGCGGGCGCGGTGGTGGTGGCCAAGGCCAACCTGGACGAGTTCGCCATGGGCGGCAGCGGCGAGCACTCGGCGTTTGGGCCCACCCGAAACCCCTGGGACTTGTCTCGCGTGCCCGGCGGCAGCAGCAGCGGGAGCGCCGCGGCGGTCGCCGCCGGATGCGTCGACCTGGCGCTGGGCAGCGATACCGGAGGTTCGGTTCGTCAGCCGGCCGCGCTGTGCGGCCTGGTGGGCCTCAAGCCGACGTACGGGCGCGTGTCACGCTACGGCCTGGTCGCCTTTGCCAGCAGCCTCGACCAGATCGGCACGTTAACCAATTCTGTCGAAGAAGCAGCGGCGACCCTGACCATCATCGCGGGCCACGACCCGCACGACGCGACCAGCTCGCCAAGGCAGTCCGATTCCTTCATCGACGCGCTCGATCTCGAGAGCCCAAGCGACCGCGTCGCTCTGGTAGCACCTGAGGGAAGCGTGCATCCCGGCATCGTCGACGCACTGCAACGCGCCGCGAGCATCTTGCAGGAAGCGGGCGTCGACGTGGATGAGGGCGAACTGCCTCACACGCGGCACGGCATCGCGGCCTACTACCTCATCGCGCCGGCCGAGGCATCCAGCAATCTCGCGCGGTACGACGGCGTGCGATACGGCCGGCGAGCCGAGCTCGAAGAGGGCGAAGGCCTCGAGGCTTTGTACGTTCGTTCGCGGAGCGAGGGCTTCGGCGCCGAGGTCAAGCGCCGCATCATGCTGGGCACGCATGCGCTCAGCAGCGGGTACTACGACCAGTACTACGGCAAGGCCCAGCGCACGCGTCGGCTGATCAAGAACGACTTCGAGCGCCTCTTCGAGCGGGGCGCCCGCGCCGTGCTCATGCCCACCACGCCCAACCCGGCATTCAGGCTTGGCGAGAAGCTGAACGATCCGCTGACCATGTATCTCGAAGACGCGTTCACCGTGGGCGCGAGCCTGGCGGGCCTGCCGGCCATGAACGTTCCGGCCGGCCTGGTCGACATCGACGGCGTCTCGCTGCCAGTTGGCGTGCAGTTGGTGGGGCGTCCGTTCGATGAAGCGGGACTGCTGCGGCTTGCTCGAACGCTCGAGCGGGGGCTGGGGCTGGGCTTCAGAGCACAAAGCCCGCTGGCGATGCAACTGGAGGGGTGA
- a CDS encoding biopolymer transporter ExbD — MRRRRPNTEGAGHPNLTPMIDVVMCLIVFYLLVGQLASDQRSDLSLPRSATGDEAQESQAAFVNVRLDGDRLALDVDGAAVPIDQLGRAVRAAPSVHLRADAIMPYERLSPVLAALRQAGVRSVRVATEQATIAPFSGGS; from the coding sequence ATGAGACGCCGCCGGCCCAACACCGAGGGCGCGGGCCACCCGAACCTCACGCCCATGATCGACGTGGTCATGTGCCTGATCGTGTTCTACCTGCTCGTCGGCCAATTGGCCAGCGACCAGCGCAGCGATCTCAGCCTTCCTCGGTCGGCCACGGGCGACGAAGCCCAGGAATCACAAGCCGCATTCGTCAACGTCCGGCTGGATGGCGATCGCCTGGCCCTGGACGTCGATGGTGCGGCCGTCCCCATCGATCAGCTCGGCCGCGCCGTGCGCGCTGCGCCGTCGGTGCACCTTCGCGCCGACGCAATCATGCCCTACGAGCGGCTCTCGCCGGTGCTGGCGGCGCTGCGCCAGGCAGGCGTTCGCTCCGTGCGCGTCGCCACCGAGCAGGCCACCATCGCGCCGTTTTCGGGTGGGTCCTGA
- a CDS encoding biopolymer transporter ExbD: protein MRRSRDPRHIYGPNLAPMVDVVLVILIFFMASIVFVGPEWFLPAALPAARAQRETEVLDPYALPDPTLGVRVSMVDGSPVVSGLGGGVVALEAFEPHARVQLSSIDPAKIKIRLGADAGVAWQHVVTAQDILTRVGVRQIALETSTP from the coding sequence ATGCGCCGCTCGAGAGATCCAAGGCACATCTACGGCCCCAACCTGGCGCCCATGGTCGACGTGGTGCTGGTCATCCTGATCTTCTTTATGGCCTCGATCGTGTTCGTGGGGCCCGAGTGGTTCCTACCCGCGGCCTTGCCCGCCGCGCGTGCCCAGCGCGAGACCGAAGTCCTTGATCCCTACGCCTTGCCCGATCCAACGCTGGGCGTCCGCGTCTCGATGGTCGACGGCTCGCCCGTGGTCTCGGGGCTCGGCGGCGGCGTGGTGGCGCTCGAGGCGTTCGAGCCCCACGCCCGTGTGCAACTGTCGAGCATCGACCCGGCCAAGATCAAGATCCGCCTGGGCGCCGATGCGGGCGTCGCATGGCAACACGTCGTCACCGCCCAGGACATCCTCACGCGCGTCGGCGTCCGCCAGATCGCACTCGAGACTTCCACGCCCTGA
- a CDS encoding DUF1559 domain-containing protein: protein MRKGFTLIELLAVIAIISVLIGILIPTLGSARESARRTACLANLAQIGVGTQMYLDTESKGVLPVVRPFHSGEPGGGSDPSLLDVLSQYLDTPVPRRASPDEDFVLGANSCYRCPSDRGGKEAPLWASAGTSYEYFPGLVMTATELAFAAESPRLERAVTTAIETQSERGVSIPLLNCAGDWHVLRAGGPAQNAVYFPSMRADWLEELAPEDGEALFGEIGRILGIGT from the coding sequence ATGCGCAAGGGATTCACGCTCATCGAGTTGCTGGCTGTCATCGCGATCATCAGCGTGCTCATCGGCATCCTCATTCCCACGCTGGGCAGCGCGCGTGAGAGCGCCCGCCGCACCGCGTGCCTGGCCAACCTCGCCCAGATCGGCGTGGGCACCCAGATGTACCTCGACACCGAGTCCAAGGGCGTGCTGCCGGTGGTGCGGCCGTTCCACAGCGGCGAGCCGGGCGGCGGCAGCGACCCGAGCCTGCTGGACGTCTTGAGCCAGTACCTGGACACGCCCGTGCCTCGCCGCGCCTCGCCCGATGAAGACTTCGTGCTGGGCGCGAACTCGTGCTATCGCTGCCCGAGCGATCGCGGCGGCAAGGAAGCCCCGCTGTGGGCCAGCGCGGGCACGAGCTACGAGTACTTTCCGGGCCTGGTCATGACGGCCACCGAGCTTGCCTTCGCGGCCGAGAGCCCGCGGCTGGAGCGGGCCGTGACGACCGCGATCGAGACCCAGAGCGAAAGGGGCGTCTCCATTCCCCTGCTGAACTGCGCGGGTGACTGGCACGTCCTTCGCGCGGGCGGGCCGGCCCAGAACGCCGTGTACTTTCCCTCCATGCGGGCCGACTGGCTCGAGGAGCTGGCGCCCGAGGACGGCGAAGCGCTCTTTGGTGAGATCGGTCGCATACTGGGAATCGGCACATGA